A single Aminobacterium mobile DSM 12262 DNA region contains:
- a CDS encoding DUF2922 domain-containing protein, which translates to MKSVRLKFGTSDGKKRTISLRYPRADITEPEVRSAMQALIDNNIFVNGLTAIASAEMVETTVTPLIEG; encoded by the coding sequence ATGAAGAGCGTACGACTCAAGTTTGGAACGTCCGACGGAAAAAAACGAACCATCTCCCTGCGATATCCACGGGCAGATATAACAGAGCCTGAGGTCCGCAGTGCCATGCAGGCCCTTATCGATAACAACATTTTTGTAAATGGCCTTACTGCTATTGCAAGCGCAGAGATGGTAGAGACCACTGTGACTCCTCTTATTGAAGGGTAA